A single Parabacteroides timonensis DNA region contains:
- a CDS encoding mechanosensitive ion channel family protein, which produces MRLYRSLYLLLLLLVMHITGQAQLQKVIKDIFSADEITTEHTDSDSIDSSGLQKYDATFKLKSGQIQKLDSLRKESVAKEKEMKYHDSWWQTGKHILYFVLVLLGQFLLFRLSSWLYKKLKNRIQQLKDTKLKPISIQNYEILDTQKQVSLLIFLANIFRYLLLFILLVLTIPILFSIFPQTKELAYKIAYYIWNPVKDILEGILGYIPNLFTIIVICLVIKYVIKGIRYLATEIDAGRLKINGFYSDWAMPTYHIIRFLLYAFMIAMIYPYLPGANSGVFQGVSVFVGLIVSLGSSTVIGNIIAGFVITYMRAFKQGDRIKLNDTVGNVIEKTAFVTRLRTIKNEIVTIPNSFIMSSQTVNYTSSARTYGLIIHSEVTIGYDAPWRKVHQLLIDAAKATPGVMPEPAPFVLETALSDFYPVYQINAYIQEANNMTTIYSALHQNIQDYFDKAGIEIMSPHYTAFRNGNASTIPKEEETKTN; this is translated from the coding sequence ATGAGACTGTACAGATCATTATATCTTCTTCTGCTACTATTGGTTATGCATATAACGGGGCAGGCGCAATTACAAAAGGTTATCAAGGATATTTTTTCGGCTGACGAAATAACGACGGAGCATACCGACTCCGACTCTATCGATTCGTCCGGGTTACAAAAATACGATGCGACTTTCAAGCTGAAAAGCGGACAGATACAGAAACTCGACTCGCTGCGGAAAGAGTCGGTTGCCAAAGAGAAAGAGATGAAATATCACGACAGCTGGTGGCAGACGGGGAAACATATCCTTTATTTCGTATTGGTATTGCTGGGGCAATTCCTGCTGTTCCGCCTATCTTCCTGGCTTTACAAGAAACTGAAAAACCGTATCCAGCAGTTGAAAGATACCAAGCTGAAACCGATCTCCATACAGAATTATGAGATACTGGATACGCAGAAACAGGTCTCCCTGTTGATCTTCCTGGCGAATATCTTTCGCTATCTCCTATTGTTCATCCTGCTGGTTTTAACGATACCGATCCTTTTCTCTATCTTCCCGCAGACGAAGGAACTGGCATATAAGATCGCCTATTATATCTGGAATCCCGTAAAGGATATTCTGGAAGGCATCCTCGGCTATATCCCTAATCTTTTCACGATCATCGTGATCTGCCTGGTTATAAAATACGTCATTAAGGGCATCCGGTATCTTGCCACAGAGATAGATGCGGGAAGATTGAAGATTAATGGTTTTTATTCGGACTGGGCGATGCCGACCTATCATATTATCCGGTTCCTGTTGTATGCTTTTATGATCGCGATGATCTATCCTTATCTGCCGGGAGCCAATTCGGGAGTCTTTCAGGGAGTATCTGTTTTTGTCGGGTTGATAGTCTCGCTCGGCTCCAGCACGGTAATCGGGAATATTATTGCCGGGTTCGTGATTACTTATATGCGAGCCTTCAAGCAGGGCGACCGGATCAAACTGAACGATACGGTGGGCAATGTGATCGAAAAGACCGCCTTCGTCACCCGTCTGCGCACCATCAAGAATGAGATCGTGACGATACCGAACTCCTTCATCATGTCATCACAAACAGTCAACTATACATCGTCGGCACGCACCTACGGGCTGATCATCCACTCGGAGGTAACAATCGGTTATGATGCCCCCTGGCGCAAGGTGCATCAACTTCTGATAGATGCCGCCAAAGCAACACCCGGAGTGATGCCTGAACCGGCTCCCTTCGTTCTCGAAACGGCCCTGAGCGACTTCTACCCTGTCTACCAGATCAACGCTTATATCCAGGAGGCGAACAATATGACGACCATCTATTCCGCCCTTCACCAGAATATCCAGGATTATTTCGATAAGGCAGGTATAGAGATCATGTCGCCCCATTACACGGCGTTCCGGAATGGTAATGCTTCTACGATCCCCAAGGAAGAAGAGACGAAAACGAATTAA
- a CDS encoding GNAT family N-acetyltransferase: MEYIIRQETEQDHPAIYDLIRTAFETAKVSDGDEQDFAVNLRNNSKLYIPELALVAEEGGKLIGHIMLTNTYITQPDGNRFDVLLVAPLSVALEYRSKGIGGALMREGLKLGKEMGYKAAFLCGDPNYYHRLGFKSIADFGLTHKSIPAEYVMGYELVPGSLKGITGEVRVE, from the coding sequence ATGGAATACATCATCAGACAAGAGACGGAGCAAGATCACCCGGCTATCTACGACCTGATCCGGACGGCCTTCGAAACGGCGAAAGTCAGTGACGGGGATGAACAGGATTTCGCTGTCAATCTAAGGAATAACAGTAAATTATACATTCCCGAACTGGCGCTGGTAGCCGAAGAAGGTGGCAAGCTGATCGGTCATATCATGTTGACCAATACGTATATCACCCAACCGGACGGCAACCGGTTCGATGTCCTATTGGTTGCTCCGCTTTCGGTCGCCCTGGAATATCGAAGCAAGGGTATCGGCGGCGCACTTATGCGGGAAGGTCTGAAACTCGGCAAAGAGATGGGATATAAGGCGGCATTCCTGTGCGGCGATCCGAATTACTATCACCGGCTCGGCTTTAAGTCGATCGCTGATTTCGGACTGACACACAAGAGCATTCCGGCGGAATATGTCATGGGATACGAGTTAGTCCCCGGCAGCCTGAAAGGGATTACAGGGGAAGTGCGGGTTGAATAA
- a CDS encoding 3-keto-disaccharide hydrolase, with protein MKKRMLCMAAIAAAFLCFGNDANAQKTIKLFNGKDLSNWNFVVDKNSVPAEQVYSVGDGVIKIKGQPFGYMYTKEKYDNYKLHVEWRWPNGDQGANSGIFLLIAEPKNPFPNGIECNLMLGSAGDFVLLGGSDLAQYQGKPGEPRPGFPVVKKNAPSSEKPAGEWNEANIYVKDGKINVYINGVYQNTGWNKQKEGYIGLQSEGKEVEFRNVTLTPW; from the coding sequence ATGAAAAAAAGAATGCTCTGCATGGCGGCTATCGCTGCTGCTTTCCTCTGTTTCGGAAACGATGCAAACGCACAGAAAACGATCAAGTTGTTCAACGGGAAAGACCTTTCCAACTGGAACTTTGTCGTCGACAAAAATTCCGTTCCGGCCGAACAGGTTTATTCCGTAGGCGACGGTGTGATCAAGATCAAAGGACAGCCTTTCGGTTACATGTACACGAAAGAGAAATACGACAACTATAAGTTGCATGTGGAATGGCGTTGGCCGAATGGTGACCAGGGTGCGAACAGCGGTATTTTCCTGTTGATCGCCGAACCGAAGAATCCGTTCCCGAACGGCATCGAATGTAACCTGATGTTAGGCAGTGCCGGTGATTTCGTCCTGTTGGGCGGTTCCGACCTGGCACAGTATCAAGGCAAGCCCGGCGAACCTCGCCCTGGTTTCCCGGTAGTGAAAAAGAACGCTCCCAGCAGCGAGAAGCCTGCCGGAGAGTGGAACGAAGCCAACATCTACGTGAAAGACGGAAAGATCAACGTCTACATCAACGGCGTTTACCAGAACACGGGATGGAACAAGCAGAAAGAAGGCTACATCGGCTTGCAGAGCGAAGGGAAAGAAGTGGAGTTCCGTAATGTGACGCTCACTCCCTGGTAA
- the ettA gene encoding energy-dependent translational throttle protein EttA has protein sequence MADDKKIIFSMVGVSKTFPPQKQVLKNIYLSFFYGAKIGIIGLNGSGKSTLLKIIAGIEKEYQGEVVFSPGYSVGYLEQDPKLEAGKTVKEIVQEGVQDIVDTLKEYEEVNEKFGDPEVLDDPDKMDALIARQAELQDKIDATDAWNLDSRLERAMDALRCPPEDQIVDTLSGGERRRVALCRLLLQQPDVLLLDEPTNHLDAESIDWLEQHLQQYAGTVICITHDRYFLDHVAGWILELDRGEGIPWKGNYSSWLDQKTKKMAMEEKQVSKRRKTLERELEWINMAPKARQAKGKARLNSYEALLNEDQKEREAKLEIFIPNGPRLGNKVIEAQHVAKAFGEKLLFDDLNFMLPPNGIVGVIGPNGAGKTTLFKMIMGMESIDKGTFEVGETVKVGYADQTHKDIDPKKTVFQVVSGGQEFIRVGGKEINSRAYLSRFNFAGADQEKLCGVLSGGERNRLHLAITLKAEANVLLLDEPTNDIDVNTLRALEEGLENFAGCAVVVSHDRWFLDRICTHILSFEGDSNVVFYEGTYSEYEEYKRKQGGDTEPKRVRYRKLIVD, from the coding sequence ATGGCAGACGATAAGAAAATTATTTTCTCGATGGTTGGCGTGAGCAAGACTTTCCCGCCCCAGAAACAAGTATTGAAGAATATTTATCTGTCTTTCTTCTATGGAGCCAAGATCGGTATTATCGGTTTGAACGGTTCCGGTAAGTCAACCTTGCTGAAGATCATCGCAGGCATTGAAAAAGAATACCAGGGAGAAGTGGTGTTTTCACCCGGCTATTCGGTTGGTTACCTGGAACAGGACCCTAAACTGGAAGCTGGCAAGACTGTGAAAGAAATCGTACAGGAAGGTGTACAGGATATTGTAGACACATTAAAAGAATACGAAGAAGTAAACGAAAAATTCGGTGATCCGGAAGTGCTGGATGATCCCGACAAGATGGATGCACTGATCGCCCGTCAGGCAGAATTGCAGGATAAGATCGACGCAACCGATGCCTGGAACCTCGATAGCCGCCTGGAACGTGCGATGGATGCCCTGCGCTGTCCGCCCGAAGATCAGATAGTCGATACGCTGTCAGGAGGTGAACGCCGCCGTGTTGCCCTTTGCCGCCTGTTGCTTCAGCAGCCGGATGTGTTGCTGCTCGATGAGCCGACCAACCACCTGGATGCCGAGTCGATCGACTGGCTGGAACAACACCTGCAGCAATATGCCGGAACTGTGATCTGTATCACACACGACCGTTACTTCCTCGACCATGTGGCAGGCTGGATTCTGGAACTCGACCGTGGCGAAGGTATTCCCTGGAAAGGCAATTACTCTTCCTGGCTGGATCAGAAGACGAAGAAGATGGCTATGGAAGAAAAGCAGGTCAGCAAACGCCGTAAAACCCTGGAACGCGAGCTGGAATGGATCAACATGGCACCCAAAGCCCGTCAAGCCAAAGGTAAAGCTCGTCTGAACTCATACGAAGCGTTGCTGAACGAGGACCAGAAAGAACGCGAAGCCAAGCTGGAAATCTTTATCCCGAACGGTCCGCGTCTGGGTAATAAGGTAATCGAAGCACAGCATGTAGCGAAGGCTTTCGGTGAGAAACTGTTGTTCGACGACCTCAACTTCATGCTTCCTCCGAACGGTATTGTCGGTGTGATCGGTCCGAACGGTGCCGGTAAGACAACGCTGTTCAAGATGATCATGGGCATGGAAAGCATCGACAAAGGTACATTCGAAGTGGGCGAAACCGTGAAAGTAGGTTATGCCGACCAGACACATAAAGATATCGATCCGAAAAAGACCGTTTTCCAGGTTGTTTCCGGAGGACAGGAATTTATCCGCGTAGGTGGAAAAGAGATCAACTCGCGTGCTTACCTGTCACGGTTCAACTTTGCAGGTGCCGACCAGGAAAAACTTTGCGGTGTCCTGTCAGGTGGAGAACGCAACCGCCTGCATCTCGCCATCACGCTGAAGGCTGAAGCCAACGTGTTGCTGCTGGACGAACCGACCAATGATATCGACGTAAACACGCTGCGTGCACTGGAAGAAGGTTTGGAAAACTTCGCCGGTTGTGCCGTTGTCGTTTCTCACGACCGTTGGTTCCTCGACCGTATCTGTACACATATCCTGTCGTTCGAAGGCGATTCGAATGTGGTCTTCTATGAAGGAACGTATTCCGAATATGAAGAATACAAGCGCAAACAGGGAGGTGATACAGAGCCTAAACGCGTACGTTACCGTAAACTTATTGTTGATTAA
- a CDS encoding aldo/keto reductase, which translates to MKYRELGSSGLKVSAIGLGCMGMSHAYGTVPNRKEMTELLAQAIDLGYTFFDTAESYGTPDNPHDNEELLGDALKSFRNKIVIATKFGIRFDTESGKVPYPLITDSRPETIRKSVEGSLRRLQTDRIDLYYQHRVDPGIAPEEVAGTMQDLINEGKIIHWGISEATENVIRRAHSVCPLTAVENRYSMMARHYETLFPVLEELGIGFVPFSPLANGLLSDRYNQDSKFEPDTDYRSSMPQFRPESFAANQQLLDMIRNLAETKSATPAQISLAWMLCKKPWIAPIPGTRKLSRLQENAGASDIILTAEEAKQIDDTLNRINMSEVFGGTKTKANENL; encoded by the coding sequence ATGAAGTACAGAGAATTAGGAAGCAGCGGACTGAAAGTATCCGCCATCGGTTTAGGTTGCATGGGAATGAGCCATGCTTATGGAACAGTCCCCAACAGAAAAGAAATGACAGAGCTATTGGCTCAGGCAATCGATCTAGGATATACCTTTTTCGATACCGCCGAGTCATACGGGACACCGGATAATCCGCACGATAATGAAGAGTTATTAGGAGACGCATTAAAATCTTTCCGGAATAAAATTGTAATTGCCACTAAATTCGGTATCCGTTTCGACACGGAAAGCGGCAAAGTCCCCTACCCGCTTATTACAGACTCGCGCCCTGAAACAATCCGAAAATCAGTAGAAGGTTCCCTCCGCCGCTTACAAACTGATCGTATCGACCTCTATTACCAGCACCGTGTCGATCCCGGTATCGCTCCGGAAGAAGTGGCAGGTACCATGCAGGACTTGATTAATGAAGGCAAAATCATCCATTGGGGTATTTCCGAAGCGACAGAGAATGTCATCAGGCGTGCGCATAGCGTCTGTCCGTTAACAGCTGTGGAAAACCGTTATTCGATGATGGCGCGTCATTATGAAACCCTGTTTCCGGTTTTGGAAGAGCTTGGCATCGGATTTGTTCCTTTCTCACCACTTGCCAACGGATTGCTTTCCGACAGATACAATCAGGATTCCAAGTTTGAACCGGATACGGATTATCGCAGTTCCATGCCACAATTCAGACCCGAAAGTTTTGCAGCCAATCAACAACTGTTAGACATGATAAGAAATCTTGCTGAAACAAAAAGCGCCACACCGGCCCAGATATCACTTGCCTGGATGCTTTGCAAGAAACCCTGGATCGCTCCTATACCCGGAACACGCAAACTGAGCCGTTTACAAGAGAATGCCGGTGCATCCGATATTATACTGACAGCGGAAGAAGCGAAACAAATAGACGATACGCTCAACAGAATAAATATGTCTGAAGTTTTTGGCGGGACAAAAACAAAAGCGAATGAAAATCTTTGA
- a CDS encoding MFS transporter produces the protein MQQHFSTAASSVTGLGAIFMYTYAFSQLFVGLFVDRFSGARVMAWGGLLLVVGSILSALAPSLWMLYAARIMVGMGSASVYLSITKETNRIFPGNFALMLGFVMVLGYLGGVAGNAPFIAGVQAWGWQSTLILAGIVSGVAYAGFLLTKVSLPMPVVAQSARFDFRRFLDVLKKQHNIYVIVCGSFTFGLYFVVQSMIGKKFLEDYSGMSAEGAGWVLTVLMIIGAANSLLAPGLSRLLGDRRRIFMLFSGIGTALSFLLLVLAISFGIHSPWLTGGSFVLMAFAANISPIIVALIKETNYSDIWGVALSLYTFIAYMVIAALGNVVGFLMDRFEPEHIDGVQIYGRDSYLLSFGVLLVISLFAVYSAFRIRETYGKDI, from the coding sequence ATCCAACAGCATTTTTCTACTGCAGCAAGTAGTGTAACGGGGTTAGGTGCTATATTTATGTATACGTATGCTTTCAGCCAGCTGTTTGTCGGTTTGTTTGTCGATCGCTTCAGTGGAGCGCGTGTGATGGCATGGGGCGGATTGCTTTTGGTTGTAGGAAGTATCCTTTCGGCATTAGCTCCTTCGTTGTGGATGCTCTATGCTGCACGTATCATGGTAGGAATGGGGTCTGCCAGTGTCTACCTGAGTATAACCAAAGAGACGAACCGTATCTTTCCCGGTAATTTTGCTTTGATGCTTGGTTTTGTGATGGTACTTGGTTATTTGGGTGGTGTGGCAGGAAATGCTCCTTTTATTGCAGGTGTACAAGCGTGGGGATGGCAATCGACGTTGATCCTGGCCGGGATCGTTTCGGGTGTGGCTTATGCCGGATTTCTTTTGACGAAGGTTTCTCTTCCGATGCCTGTTGTTGCCCAGAGTGCCCGCTTCGACTTTCGTCGTTTTCTGGATGTGTTGAAAAAGCAACATAATATATATGTGATTGTCTGTGGTTCATTTACGTTCGGGCTCTATTTTGTGGTGCAAAGTATGATTGGGAAGAAGTTTCTGGAAGACTATTCGGGGATGAGTGCAGAAGGGGCAGGGTGGGTACTGACTGTTCTTATGATAATAGGTGCGGCCAATAGTCTGTTGGCTCCGGGGTTGAGTCGTTTGCTGGGCGATCGTCGACGGATATTCATGCTTTTTTCCGGAATCGGTACGGCGTTGTCTTTTCTATTGCTTGTTTTGGCTATCTCTTTTGGAATACATAGTCCATGGCTTACCGGTGGAAGTTTCGTGCTGATGGCATTTGCTGCTAATATATCTCCAATAATAGTTGCACTTATCAAAGAAACGAATTATTCGGATATCTGGGGTGTTGCACTGAGTTTATACACTTTTATTGCATATATGGTGATTGCTGCTTTAGGTAATGTTGTCGGTTTCCTGATGGACAGGTTTGAGCCGGAACATATCGACGGCGTGCAGATATATGGCCGCGATTCTTATTTGCTTTCGTTCGGTGTATTGCTGGTTATCTCATTGTTTGCGGTATATAGTGCATTCCGGATACGGGAAACATATGGTAAAGATATTTGA
- a CDS encoding helix-turn-helix domain-containing protein, which yields MEEINKDEIIELDSVDRYNKIFGLETQHPLVSVVDLTQSTQWPERAWFRYGVYALFLKDVKCGNIKYGRQYYDYQDGTIVCFAPGQVTDLEMLPNIQPHAHGILFHPDLIHGTALGQEIRNYSFFSYETNEALHLSEEERQTVMDCLQKISNELKHAIDKHSRRLICANIGLLLDYCMRYYERQFQTRGEVNNDIIVRFEQLLNDYFEGDAPQKEGLPSVKYFADKVFLSPNYFGDMIRKQTGRTASEYIQDRVIGVAKEKLLSSDKTMSEIAYDLGFQYPQHLSRMFKRVVGITPNEYRMQN from the coding sequence ATGGAAGAGATCAATAAAGATGAAATTATCGAACTAGACAGCGTAGATCGTTACAACAAAATCTTCGGACTTGAAACCCAGCATCCTTTGGTGAGTGTCGTCGATTTGACCCAGTCCACACAATGGCCTGAAAGAGCCTGGTTCCGATATGGGGTGTATGCACTATTCCTGAAAGATGTCAAATGCGGTAACATCAAATATGGTCGTCAATATTATGACTATCAGGATGGGACTATCGTCTGCTTCGCTCCGGGACAGGTAACCGACCTGGAAATGCTACCGAACATACAGCCTCATGCACACGGTATTCTCTTTCATCCTGACCTGATACATGGTACCGCCCTCGGTCAGGAAATCAGAAACTACTCTTTCTTCTCTTACGAGACCAACGAGGCACTCCATCTTTCCGAAGAAGAGCGGCAAACTGTCATGGACTGCTTACAGAAGATTTCAAACGAACTGAAACATGCCATCGATAAACATAGTCGTCGGCTGATCTGTGCCAATATCGGATTATTACTCGACTACTGTATGCGTTACTATGAACGTCAATTCCAAACACGGGGTGAGGTAAATAATGACATCATCGTCCGCTTCGAACAGTTACTGAATGATTACTTCGAGGGAGACGCACCACAAAAAGAGGGATTGCCATCCGTGAAATATTTCGCCGACAAAGTCTTCCTTTCCCCCAACTATTTTGGCGATATGATACGTAAACAAACAGGACGTACCGCCTCTGAGTATATACAGGACCGAGTAATAGGAGTGGCAAAGGAAAAACTACTCTCATCCGACAAAACGATGAGTGAAATAGCCTACGACCTCGGCTTTCAGTATCCTCAACATCTCAGCCGCATGTTCAAACGGGTAGTTGGAATAACTCCCAATGAATATCGGATGCAGAACTGA
- a CDS encoding cyclophilin-like fold protein: protein MKKFLLIPLMLLTVMSMAACGGSDDDPVMPETPETSEQPEAPTTSMKLNITVGSRTITATMEDNAAARDFLSRLPLEVTLNDYNNITEKIFYPSPALTTAGVTRGCSPTPGDITIYVPWGNVAIFCKNWSRSNDLIKIGRIDGDGIGVLNVAGDIAVKFERQ from the coding sequence ATGAAAAAGTTTTTATTAATTCCATTGATGCTGTTGACCGTTATGTCGATGGCTGCCTGCGGAGGATCGGACGATGATCCGGTGATGCCTGAAACACCTGAAACATCTGAACAACCCGAAGCTCCTACAACATCTATGAAACTAAATATTACAGTCGGCAGCCGGACGATTACGGCTACGATGGAAGACAATGCTGCTGCACGGGATTTCCTCTCGCGTTTGCCTTTGGAGGTGACTCTGAATGATTATAACAATATTACTGAAAAGATTTTTTATCCGTCGCCTGCGCTGACGACGGCTGGTGTGACACGGGGCTGCTCACCCACACCCGGTGATATTACGATTTATGTACCGTGGGGTAATGTAGCTATTTTCTGTAAAAACTGGTCGCGAAGCAACGATCTGATTAAGATCGGTCGTATTGACGGTGATGGTATCGGGGTTTTGAATGTGGCGGGTGATATAGCGGTAAAATTTGAAAGACAATAA
- a CDS encoding putative quinol monooxygenase yields MKKLLIVLLLTTVIIPVIAQETENMVRLSKITVDPERLAEYNAYLKEEIEASMRLEPGVLLLYAMAEKDHPNEVTILEIYADETAYKSHIETPHFQKYKQGTLDMVKHLELIDTTPLIPGLKMKSPSTAVNTVRPRPF; encoded by the coding sequence ATGAAGAAGTTACTAATCGTTTTATTGCTGACCACCGTGATTATTCCGGTGATCGCACAAGAAACTGAAAATATGGTACGTCTGTCGAAAATTACAGTCGATCCGGAACGGTTGGCTGAATATAATGCTTATCTGAAGGAAGAGATAGAAGCCTCCATGCGGTTGGAACCGGGTGTACTGCTACTTTATGCAATGGCTGAAAAGGATCATCCGAATGAGGTGACTATACTTGAAATCTATGCGGATGAAACTGCCTATAAAAGCCACATCGAAACTCCTCATTTCCAGAAATACAAACAGGGAACGCTCGATATGGTAAAACATCTGGAACTGATCGATACTACTCCGTTGATTCCCGGGTTAAAGATGAAATCTCCTTCAACAGCCGTGAATACGGTTCGACCGAGGCCTTTCTGA
- a CDS encoding zinc-binding metallopeptidase family protein encodes MQHNSLSYPTLLQRLTIDSKDDGNKFTICNRVNEIKRLLQSSNYRLIHEGPLSLIYARLTDPAEWNTLISSHIDCVYQNCFMEEAGDCWKGTFDNSATNAVIIDLMLRDELNNDVVIAFTGDEEIHSGGAVEVMNVLHKDKVHLTLGIILDVTEEGWEDEAAFSIENDRGFDILTGYHIIQLLQSSEQPCTLVHQAEPDETWDYGKGIEGTFPPLPCLSLCLPASGELHGEKGVLIRKASVEPYSRLLKEISSLTRESTE; translated from the coding sequence ATGCAACATAACTCTCTATCATATCCCACCCTGCTCCAACGTCTCACTATCGACAGCAAAGATGATGGGAATAAATTTACGATCTGTAATCGGGTAAATGAAATAAAAAGACTGCTGCAATCAAGTAATTACCGGTTAATTCACGAAGGGCCTCTTTCACTTATCTATGCCCGACTAACAGATCCGGCCGAATGGAACACGCTCATATCCTCTCATATCGATTGTGTCTATCAGAATTGCTTTATGGAAGAGGCCGGTGATTGTTGGAAAGGGACTTTCGACAACAGTGCGACGAATGCCGTAATCATCGACCTGATGCTGCGTGATGAACTGAATAACGATGTAGTTATAGCATTTACCGGGGATGAAGAAATCCATTCGGGTGGCGCCGTCGAAGTGATGAATGTGTTGCACAAAGACAAAGTCCACCTCACCCTCGGCATCATACTGGACGTAACCGAAGAGGGATGGGAAGACGAAGCGGCCTTTTCCATAGAGAATGACCGCGGATTCGATATACTGACAGGTTATCATATCATTCAACTACTCCAGTCTTCAGAACAACCTTGCACGCTGGTTCATCAAGCCGAACCGGATGAAACCTGGGATTACGGCAAAGGTATTGAAGGCACTTTTCCTCCTCTCCCTTGTCTTAGTCTTTGCCTACCGGCTTCAGGGGAACTTCATGGAGAAAAAGGAGTCCTGATCAGAAAGGCCTCGGTCGAACCGTATTCACGGCTGTTGAAGGAGATTTCATCTTTAACCCGGGAATCAACGGAGTAG
- a CDS encoding alcohol dehydrogenase has translation MLAYTYIEHGKFELREKPEPEIKDSRDAIVRVTLGSICTSDLHIKHGSVPRAVPGITVGHEMVGIVEQVGPDVISVKPGDRVTVNVETFCGECFFCKHGYVNNCTDPNGGWALGCRIDGGQAEYVRVPYADSGLNRIPETVSDEQALFVGDVLATGFWAARISEISNDDTVLIIGAGPTGICTLLCVMLKKPRRIIVCEKSPERIRFVREHYPDVLVTEPENCKDFVLRNSDHGGADVVLEVAGSEDTFRLAWDCARPNAIVTVVALYDKPQLLPLPDMYGKNLTFKTGGVDGCDCAEILELIEQGKIDTTPLITHKFPLNEIEEAYRVFENRLDGVVKVAISV, from the coding sequence ATGCTTGCATATACATATATTGAACATGGTAAATTCGAACTGCGCGAGAAGCCGGAGCCGGAAATAAAAGATTCACGTGATGCTATCGTACGTGTGACGCTGGGTAGTATCTGTACGAGTGACCTGCATATTAAACATGGTAGTGTGCCACGTGCCGTACCCGGAATAACGGTAGGGCATGAGATGGTCGGTATTGTGGAGCAGGTAGGTCCTGATGTTATTTCCGTCAAACCGGGGGATAGGGTAACCGTAAATGTAGAGACATTCTGTGGGGAATGCTTCTTTTGCAAACATGGGTATGTCAATAACTGCACGGACCCTAATGGCGGTTGGGCTTTAGGATGTCGTATAGACGGCGGTCAGGCAGAATATGTCAGGGTTCCTTATGCCGACAGTGGGTTAAACCGTATTCCGGAGACGGTTAGCGACGAGCAAGCTCTATTTGTTGGTGATGTGTTGGCCACAGGTTTTTGGGCAGCCCGCATTTCAGAGATTTCCAATGATGATACAGTGCTTATCATTGGTGCCGGTCCTACCGGTATCTGTACATTGCTTTGTGTGATGCTGAAGAAGCCACGACGTATCATTGTCTGTGAAAAGTCCCCTGAAAGAATCCGGTTTGTCCGTGAACATTACCCTGATGTGCTGGTGACGGAACCTGAAAACTGCAAGGATTTCGTACTTCGTAACAGCGATCATGGCGGTGCAGATGTAGTCCTGGAGGTAGCGGGTAGCGAAGATACTTTCCGTTTGGCTTGGGATTGTGCCCGACCCAATGCGATTGTCACCGTTGTTGCCCTCTATGATAAACCCCAACTTCTTCCTTTACCAGATATGTATGGAAAGAATCTGACCTTTAAAACAGGGGGTGTGGACGGTTGTGACTGTGCCGAGATTCTCGAATTGATCGAGCAAGGTAAGATAGACACCACTCCGCTTATCACTCACAAATTTCCGTTGAATGAGATTGAAGAGGCTTATCGTGTCTTTGAAAATCGTTTGGATGGGGTTGTGAAGGTGGCTATTTCGGTTTAG